The following are encoded together in the Montipora capricornis isolate CH-2021 chromosome 5, ASM3666992v2, whole genome shotgun sequence genome:
- the LOC138048818 gene encoding 52 kDa repressor of the inhibitor of the protein kinase-like, whose product MVVTSPTTESAPVPEGYGTTPDHIILQPDKTGGLGDIGRYINSEMTTKEVEDTVIALSRGKKYELLTQHFSPPSHYKFPGTYENGCLRSFRYEYFKNRPWLKYSPHLDAAFCVPCALFVSNRSNKQSLVTKPFRKWTRYTSVIVEHAEKSYHRDAMIAAQTFRESIENPSTTLTCVFDKEKEKRIEENRQILKAIARAVLYCGRQCIALRGHREKLTQSENPGNFLALLKVLSESDPVLEAHLKTGGRVTYLSPQSQNEMIEVIGKHFIQKKIVEEILEAKYYSILGDEATSHNEEKLSIVIRFVDANKDIREEFLEFKDLERTTGAAVSETLLSTLRSLNIPIEDCRGQGYDGAASMSSQRVGVQANILTHAPNAAYVHCASHCLNLVVSHACSLQPIRNMIDKITQVCLFFNYSPKRNGLLTAVIQDQHPENGKKKPLITLCATRWVARIEAYDHFYASFKYTVFALEVIAHNMHHDECPEQFYGCWQTKTRTDASGLLKAITDFDFIVTFICAYSCLSHMSGLTVKLQKKTNDIFKAFSMVTEVKATYKRLRANLPTHFDEIYDQAVTMAEKVGVAPTAPRIAERQRHRANAPAVDPKEHYRVNVAVPFFDHIISELDDQFSSLTLRVSKLLGLVPSDIQESRVTAQQLTDLVDLYKDDLPSPQLFSSEFQRWKIMVQNGRIAADSCASSLKACDPEDFPNLYMLLKIAATLPVTTCECERSISTMRRLNNYMRCTMGESRLSSLALMHIKYDMPVNLEEIVNLFEGLHPRMMQFASLLYE is encoded by the coding sequence ATGGTCGTGACTTCGCCGACAACAGAGTCAGCGCCAGTTCCCGAGGGTTATGGAACAACTCCAGATCACATCATTTTGCAGCCAGACAAAACAGGAGGTTTGGGAGATATTGGTCGGTATATCAACTCTGAAATGACAACGAAAGAAGTTGAGGACACAGTAATAGCCCTTTCAAGAGGAAAGAAGTATGAACTTTTAACTCAACATTTTTCACCTCCATCTCATTATAAGTTCCCTGGAACATATGAAAATGGCTGCTTACGCTCTTTTCGGTATGAATATTTTAAGAACCGTCCCTGGTTGAAGTACAGTCCGCATCTTGATGCTGCTTTTTGTGTACCTTGTGCCTTGTTTGTCAGTAACAGAAGTAACAAACAAAGTCTGGTCACAAAGCCTTTTAGGAAATGGACTCGTTATACATCTGTAATAGTTGAGCATGCTGAAAAGTCGTATCACAGGGATGCCATGATCGCCGCCCAAACATTTCGAGAATCAATTGAAAATCCAAGCACTACACTGACTTGCGTATttgacaaggaaaaggaaaaacgcaTTGAAGAAAACCGTCAAATCTTGAAAGCCATTGCCAGAGCAGTGTTGTATTGTGGTCGCCAGTGTATTGCATTACGTGGCCATAGGGAAAAGCTTACTCAGTCAGAAAACCCGGGCAACTTCCTGGCATTACTGAAGGTCCTATCAGAAAGCGATCCGGTATTGGAAGCCCACCTAAAGACAGGTGGGAGAGTCACCTACCTTTCTCCGCAGTCTCAGAATGAGATGATTGAAGTGATTGGAAAGCACTTCATTCAAAAGAAGATAGTGGAAGAAATCTTAGAAGCTAAGTATTATTCAATCTTAGGTGACGAAGCTACAAGCCATAACGAGGAAAAGCTATCTATCGTTATTCGCTTCGTTGATGCCAACAAAGACATCAGGGAAGAGTTTCTGGAGTTCAAAGATTTAGAACGAACTACGGGCGCTGCAGTTTCTGAAACCTTGTTATCTACCCTGCGTTCCCTGAACATTCCTATTGAAGATTGCCGTGGCCAAGGTTATGATGGTGCAGCATCAATGAGCAGCCAAAGGGTTGGAGTCCAGGCAAATATCCTAACACACGCACCAAACGCTGCTTACGTCCACTGTGCAAGCCATTGTCTCAATCTAGTTGTATCTCATGCCTGTTCCCTTCAACCGATTCGAAACATGATTGACAAGATAACGCAAGTTTGCCTCTTTTTCAATTACAGCCCCAAGCGAAATGGTCTGCTGACTGCCGTCATCCAGGATCAACATCCTGAAAACGGGAAAAAGAAGCCTCTGATTACTCTGTGTGCAACCAGATGGGTCGCCCGTATCGAAGCCTATGATCACTTCTACGCGTCTTTCAAATATACAGTGTTTGCGTTGGAGGTCATAGCTCACAACATGCACCACGATGAGTGTCCTGAGCAGTTCTACGGCTGTTGGCAAACAAAAACCCGAACAGATGCTTCGGGACTCCTGAAAGCCATTACTGACTTTGATTTTATCGTAACCTTCATCTGCGCCTACTCATGCCTCTCCCACATGTCAGGTCTCACTGTTAAGCTTCAGAAGAAGACAAACGATATCTTCAAAGCCTTTTCGATGGTTACGGAGGTGAAGGCAACTTACAAACGTCTTCGCGCCAATCTTCCCACTCACTTTGACGAGATCTACGATCAAGCCGTAACCATGGCAGAGAAAGTAGGAGTTGCTCCCACAGCCCCAAGAATCGCAGAAAGACAGCGACACCGTGCCAATGCTCCAGCTGTTGACCCAAAAGAGCACTATAGGGTCAATGTCGCAGTGCCTTTCTTTGATCACATCATTTCAGAACTGGATGACCAGTTCTCAAGCTTAACACTAAGGGTCAGTAAGCTGCTTGGGCTAGTGCCCTCTGATATTCAGGAAAGTCGGGTCACTGCTCAGCAGCTTACTGATTTAGTGGATCTTTATAAAGACGATCTGCCCTCTCCTCAGCTATTTTCCTCTGAATTTCAGAGGTGGAAAATTATGGTTCAGAACGGGCGAATTGCTGCTGATTCGTGTGCCTCGTCACTAAAAGCATGTGATCCTGAAGACTTCCCTAACTTGTACATGCTCCTGAAAATTGCTGCGACCCTACCAGTGACCACTTGTGAATGTGAACGTTCCATAAGCACAATGAGGCGGTTGAACAATTACATGAGGTGCACCATGGGAGAGAGTCGGCTCTCCTCCCTGGCTCTAATGCATATCAAATATGATATGCCTGTCAATCTGGAGGAGATCGTCAATTTATTCGAGGGCCTACACCCGAGAATGATGCAGTTTGCCAGCTTGTTGTATGAATAG